Part of the Macrobrachium nipponense isolate FS-2020 chromosome 49, ASM1510439v2, whole genome shotgun sequence genome, AAGTGAGCACTTACACATCCAATTCCGATCGCAGACAACTGTGCGTTACAACGCATTAACCAACGGCAACAAGACCAAAAAACTGGGACCATGCACGAAGCCACAGAATTCCTTGAGGGTGTACCTGCATCCTATTTTTTAGTATCCGAACAAGACcactttttattacaatttttattcgTACATAGACCAACTGGCTTACAAGAGTTCCGAAGGTCAAATAAACACTTCTCTTTAATTGAGCAAGTTATGGTTTATGTCCAAATaacctcaaaaaacaaaaaaatttttcctgAAGTCATTTTTAATAAGTTGACAGTTAAAACTGAAGCTAAAGATGCCCTTATGTTCTTTTGCAACCAACCTGAAAGTAACAGGGCACTTAGTTACATTGTTTCAGAAACTTTTGAGATGTTGGAAGACTTTAAGGAAAAAGCACTGACAACAAGacttgaaaaaaatacaaaaataggaaCAGGAACGtgacattattattaaaaaaaaataaaataaaaaaaatcttctgttCCCTAAAGCTTCAATTGTTTCCCTAAAACTTTTTGTTTCCTAAACTATCAAATCACACATTCTACAGATGAAGACACTAAGTAATAACAGTTGGTTCCTGACGGCCAGTGCGCTCTCGAAGCTTGGACAGCTGGAGAGCTATTTCGACGAGAGGTTTCAACATTTCCTGAAAAGCAAAAGCAATATAGTTAACTGTATTTTCAGTATATGCTATTGCTGcattattatatacagtattggAATGTTATGGAATACATTTTGTTCAAAGGCCACATGCTCCTTTAGCACTAAATGAAAATTGAGAGCAATGTGGTTTTacggtgaaacaggaggaaaacttcacagttgcacctagaaacaattgttaggagaagtaAGAAAGATGGAAACATGCAGTAATTATACTGTATTCTTTACTCAcaaaattaccaattattttcaacaaatgcaaaagcacataaaatatttaaaatgtgcCCGTGGATAATTCCAATTCTGCAACTGTATGATGTGATGGCCCAACAAATTTCTTATATTGATAGCTTTACCTAAATTTACCATGCATGTGTATTAACTGCAAAATATAAATTGTATCAGTCTATTCAAATTCTAATAATTATGACATTTGAACAAAAAATGCTACTTCCAATATTCGCTAGTTGGCAAGGTTTGCCAATCACATACAGTAATTTGCACATTCAATTATTATGTCTGTAACAAAATGGTTAATTACTTTAGATTAATCCAATTCATGATTTAATACTATACACAGAAAACAACCCTCTGAAATTAAGCTAATATGAAGGTCTAAAAAAGACCTTGGTACATGTGTGGTAATTTCTgctttaacaaattataatttgtATCTTAATTTAGTCAAAGCTTTGTGCCAATAAAATTGCACAAAATTGTACAGTACAATTCTTCCTCTACAAGTAACTGAAATGCTTTGGTCGGTAATGTTTATCTAATTCTTCATTACAATGTTAATTTCTGTGAGTTAACAGGAGAAAAGATGGATAAAACATCTACAAAATTAATGTTACCTGTACTTTTTATTCTGGAAGTTTTACAAAAGGGTATAAGGTCTTACCTGAGCATCTTTGTTGCCATAGGTGCTTGGTCCGACTCGTAGCTTTCAATGGTACAGCCGGACAGTTGCACCAGAACTGCCTGTGCCGCTTAACCTGAAAACGACTCTGGACCCATCACTCATCAAGATCCGCACCCCCTGAAATCAAATGAACATTGTAGTGTCCggcttcattattattcattattcagaagatgaaacctatttatatggaacaatccctcaggggccactgtcttgaaattcatgcttccaaagaatatggtgctcattggGAAGTAGAGagataaaagggaaagaaaagagagcccacttaaaaaaaactaattaaaaatttaCAATTGAGAATTAATTGATAATCACCAATTACTTGGGTACTTTTGGCCATTCAGTGCTTCAGTTGGAGTGCTGGGGCAGCAAGATAGACAGATCCAGAAGGTAAAGGAGATAAAATATAGTACAAGGATTTAATGGCAAACCTGGAATAAAACCCAcagctgcactaaaaagtaataGTTTGAGAAGTTGGACAGTGACTGAAGGTGTTGCAGCCAGGGAAGAAAAGGATGGTACAAACCCCCTTTAGCAATGAATGCAGTGCACCACGTAATGTGCACGGACAGCACTCTCCCTCCTACAGGGGCTGCTACAAAGTTGTTTATCCTGACTAAAATACCACAACCAACTGAGCAATAGGGAGGGCTGTGCAGAAAGTAACAGGTGaatcaatgaaacaaaaaaaccgGATAAATCTCCTGAAGGCTTTTACTTTATAGAGAGGAAAAACATGGCTGTCTTGATCATTGCAACACAAAACCCTATTCAATGAGGAACACGCTAATTCTTACCTGCTTTTTGGCAACAGCCCCATCAATAGGGTCTGTGTATTCGAAGTTGTCCACTTTGGCAACCTTGTAAGTCTTGTTTCCATGTGACAGCTCCTTTCCAATCATGGACGAATCATTTGACAGAGCATCCAGTTCTGCCATCATGGCATTGCAAGGGTCTGCTTCACAATTCTCATAATCGTATCTGCAAACAGATAAACATAGTTTAAAATGTTTTGCAGTGGATTCTTattaatttactattattattagtttttatcaGTTATCGAGTAGTTAAAGTTACATTTCTAGATTAAGGCAATACCTATTACTTTGGTACTCTTATTTATACAGTAGTTTGTCACACGTACATACAAGTATAGTACGTACCTTGTGAAGAAGTTTCGTCCATAAGTCTGCCAGTGATTGTGCAAAGCCTTCTCTACGGTTGTCTTCTTAACTGCAAGGATTGAGAGCCATGCTAATACTGCCCAGATGCCGTCCTTCTCTCGGATATGGTCACTTCCCGTTCTGGTATAATAGTTGGCATTATTACCCAATACTATTAACAGGTTAACTTTAACAGCATCAAAATTAAAGCATTTacggaaattaatttttaatttgaaataggttTACTCAACTGTCAAATTTAGtgaacaaaaaacattttaaaatactaATTACCCAAAACTTTCTTCACCACAAATTGAGAGTCTGCCAGCATCCATCAGATTTCCAAAGTACTTCCAACCAGTTGGAACTTCAAAGACCTCTACGTTCTTCTTTGCTGCTACTCTGAAAGCAGGGAAAAAATACTCGGGTCACTTGCCAAGAGGGTGTTGTTTAACCAACAATTTGGATCTTTGCACAATTAACATATAAATATTCTTAAAACcatattttttaaattccttaATAATTACATTCTTGATCATGTTTATATGACTAATCAGAGGTCTAATCATACTACACTTAATGAGACAATTTTCATACCATCAAAAATCTTACCTcacaggatttttttatttttaaaaggtgAAAATATCAGGAGAGAAAACtttagagaagttggacagcaaaaaTTAACATAAGCAgtacatattaattattaatttaaatacTTTAGCTGAACAACACCACTGCCTTAACATGGATGCTTCTCATAGGGCTGACCAAAAAGATTTGTTGATACAGACGAAATCCTACTTACAAACGAGTTGCGTTTCAGACGGCCGTTTGTATGTTGAACTGTTTCTAGCTGGTTAGTATACTCTTTATGCCCATCTAAGTACAGTGTGATATAAAATCAATACAGTACTGTGCATTCTTTCATCCTAAAACacagtacactgtaggcattactgtatGTACAGAACAGGCgcaaaaaacaattttaattacAGGTGGCAAAGGGGAGCCCTTCGAACACAATTTTAATCTGCGGTCCCATTTGTTTGAACTTCTGAATGTTTGTAAGTTGAATGTTCataagtagggtggtgtctgtatATATTGAATTATTAACCCCATACAGAAAAAAGTCtgacaaaaaatatttatgatctTCATTTTCAATAAATTAGAACACCTTATTTTTTAACAAGTGGATAAACTGAAATTGTTGATTATGTTTTCAACATCAAGgatttatttttgcaaaattgATTTACGTTGTTAATTGGAAACTTAGCAATTATATCAATAGACACCCAATTATGGTTCACTGTAAGTATTATCCTTTTTCTGCATTCATGCTGTCACTCACCAAACACCCAAGAGTCAAAGGTTCAACCAATTTGAAGACAGGATAACATTACTTCAATGCAGCATTCTTTTCAGAATGAGTTACACCAAAACCCAACAGTACGTTTCATCTTTTTCAATTTATGGCCAATTTCATTATTTCACTTAATGGTGATGGGTACTACGGTGAAGCTTAAAACTGTACATAACTTCATGCACAACGAAGTCTTTAGGTACCTATCAATGGAGCAGCCGGTGGGCATGCTGCGGGCAAGGCCTTTTACACCATTCTTCTTGAAGTATGGAATGCAATCCGTGTTATCAGCAATGACAGCTACGGAATCGGAGGGCGTCACGAAGAAAGCTTTGTGTCCCAAAATCATATTACGATCCtggaaaacaaagcaaatatagtaaaaataactaataatgagTCTTCAATTAGACTAATAATTCATCTGGTCTCTTGAATTGGAACTAGACAGGACATGTGAGTTCATTCAGTGTtggaaataatgttgaaaatttttAAGAGGGAGGAAAGTAGGATGTAACAAGAGAGAATGCGTACGAACAGAGACACAGCAAAAAGAATGAAGGATTTAcagctaaaggccaaaggaaacctgcaaaaaaaccttaagtaatgcctacagtgcaccacatgaagtgcactgatggtACCACCCCCTACAGGGCCTATCTTTGTGCGGgtaaaaaattcaattctcttcaCATACTTACACCATCTCCATCAAAAGCTGCGCCAAAACCATAATCCCCAGCTTTTAAAGCATTCACCAAGTCTGCTGCATAGGTAAGGTTTGGATCTGGATGGTGACCTGCAGACAAGAAAGGTAACAATTAGTGGAAGTACAAAACTTTATCATGAAATTAAAGGCTACAAGAAAACCCGTCTTACATGTAATGCAGCGTGGAAGACAAGAAGTATGTATCCTCTTGTATGaagcaagatatatataaattgatcttTATGATATTCTGCAGGAACATTTGTTCAACATATCTCTACTGAAAATTATACAGAGATGTATCTAAATTTGTCAACTGCCAGAAGAAAATTACAACAGTACTACTTCAACCTTAACCATTTTTGTGAAGTTCCGTGATCAATACCCAAAACTTTTACTTTCTGAATTTTTAAATCACAATCATCATCAAACTATTCTAAGGCGAACAGAACTAGCATTTAAACAATCTCAGATTCAGATTAATCTGGCAGAAGACCACAGAAGAAACTGTCAGGCAACTAAAACAAAATGGGTGATACaataatcaaaatattgtacAACTCTCCCAAGATGGTCTAATTCATTACTGTGGGTCACTAAAAATGCTCTTTCATTggtaaattataattttacagtTCAAAGCCGCATAATATAAACACCGAAATACAGTACCTCCAAAGTCCTCAAGTGGGACAATGTTCACGGCACAGTCTTCGCTCGCTCCAAGTTCTTCAAGGAAAATTCGTCTGACATATGGACCAGTGACTGGAAAGAGGACAATCACAAACCTTAATATGTTCACACAAAAAGGAATGTTATTTTTAGCACAAAAGTGAATGTTATTTTCTATGCTGAAAGACACAATATCTAATTAAGCTGAAAATAAATGAATCTGAAATTGCCCTTCATGAGGAAATtatcatgaaataaaatagaGAACAGTCATGCGTATGGTTTGCATCATTCAGCAAATGTCTATTATGAACTACTAGAAAGTAGAAAGTACTGTAATGTCAACGAAGATTCTTACCACCATGCATAGCATTGATGAGAACTTTAAGAGGTGGCTGACCACCTGCTCCATGAAGCAGATCTTTGATGGCTCCAAAGTCAAAGATTTCTTTCATATACTCCACATAATCTTTGACAGAATCAACTATTTCTACTGTGAATGGATTACCATCAACCTGTCAAATATGCAATCAATCAACTTGCAGTCAAATACCCActaagagaggagagaaaatcaAATTACTAGCCTCTCAAAAGACCCTTTAAAAGTCAAGTTTTTAGATGCACtgataaaaattacagaaaactctTGAATGTGTTTTTccaataaatatgaatttattattattattattattagacatgaAACAGGCACTAAGTCCATTACCTAACTGAGAAAGCTACAGCAGAATACTGTTCATTGTCTATGTAAAAGAAGATACAAGACAGAGAAATACATTAAAACTTAGTACATGAAAAGACAGAATAAACAAGCCCAGTTTGACACACGACACCAATGGACAGAGACAAATAAGCGATCTCATTTCATGAATCTATGCATGATGCTTTACTATTGCATCAAGTATGACAAGAATCCTTTCAATCATGTAGGATTAGTTATGATGgaaaatatatatgacataagAAAGACAGGCAAATGAGTGGAGGGAAAAATGAGTCTACCCCAGACTTTATTGGCAGATGACCAAATGTGAATACTACTCAACATAAATGGTGTAACAGTAAACGTAAAATCACATTTGACAAAGGGACATGGTACATACTTAAGAATAGTATCAAAGCCTTTTTTGAACTTAAGAGCATTTGTATCCCAAACATTGTCAAGATGACTACCATAGTTATGGTACTTAAAAAGCAACACAGGACCCGTTACTCACAGTGTATTCCTGGGTGCCGATCTTGGAAATGTCACACTGGAGATCTGGGCATATTTTGTACTCGCTGATAGACTGGGAAAGACCATATATCTTATTTGTAACACCATCGGGTGCAGGACCTGCAATATACCAGTGATTTTCTTTACCAACTTGCCTTTTATACAAATGTCAGGTTTAACTATTCAACACATGATTTAAGTACATACTACTGCATAAccagaaaaagatgaaaaatcttGTGACAAATGGTTGAGCTGTTAGGGTAATAAAGCAATCTTAGATACTAAAAACAGGGTACTGTGTcagcaatatttctttttaaagtgATTTCATAGGTGACAAAGAAGAATACTAAAACAAAGTTCCTTCCCTATATTGGCAAAGTTTATCAGCAGTGACTTTTCACCCATTCCCTCTTCCTGTTGGGGACTTAACTATAGAACTTTCTATATTTCTGGCTTCTTTAAATCTATCAAAATGTAATAACATAATCAATTCATATatggaaaaatttttaaattcaccataaatattttCTGAACACAAACGTGATTTTGTATATTACACACGCACAGAGCTTTACTAGTGAGGAACAAACCACAATATATTGAATTCCATACGCAATAACTTTGTACCCTCCCAAATCACATCACAGATAAGCAGACACTACATGCAATGGCCAAATGGTACAGAAAGGCTTAGGGATTGGCTGAACCCTAAAAGTACAGTTATTTTTTTAGCTAATTGTGTGATTCTATGAACCTTATTCAGAGGTCTGGTATAATACCTACTTTACTCAAAACTCCTCTAAATGTTGCAGTAAAGACTGGCAAAGATAACTTAAGACTCTCCAACAAAGGTCGACAAAGAAAAAGTTTTCATTCGTTATTTGTTTCTTCAAAAATAAGGTAAGAAACCTAGCCAATTcttttttaaggtaaataaattaagaatggtttcttaaaaaaatttccctacaGAGTATAATGACAGTAGACAATCTCAAAGCTCTGGTTATCATAATTACACTAAGTATTGTCATAAATTGGATTAATGAGACCATCATACCACATCTCTAGACACCCATAAGTATTgcctaaataatttattttttttataaaaggtgaAGATTAAAGTAGGGTTACGTTTAGTAagggagttggacagcaaggtaaagGACACGAAAAGGAACTTTAGCATGATCTATGAGTGGAACCTTTTTATGGGCTACAGTTTTGTTACTCTCAAAAATACTTTGTGTCCAATTTACATAATACAATGACTGTTAGTGTCATCAACTGATCTGAGGTATCCACTGATCTCCTGctgccttttatttatttcttaatccaTCCTAACCTAAAACGCTGTCTCAAAATCAGGGGTGACTCAACAGCAACAGACTAATAGtgcaaaatatctttaaaaaaatgaaacccTGTGAATTCCTCACCTCCATTGGAGATATTAAATTTGATGCCGAAGTCGGCATTAGGGCCACCGGGGTTGTGGCTGGCTGTAAGAACGATTCCTCCGGCAGTTTTGTACTTGCGGATGATGCAGGACACACACGGGGTCGAGAGGATGCCATCCTGACCTACTAACAGTTTACGTACCTAAATCAGGGAAGTGAATATGCAAGTTAAATCTAAGGTTAATTCCGCATAAATCTCTACCATTTAATTCAAAAGGAACAGTACTCAGAGATGATTAACTTTGACCAATTCACAATTTTGTGAAAAACAACAATCTTTTGTTTAAATGACAAACTTCAAATCCATAAATGTACTGAACTGCCCATTGACAATTTGTGTATATACAGTAGAGTATACTATATCAAGGAGGAGGGCTGATAGTAGAGTTAATGtctaaaccttaaaaaaataattcttaaacaCTTGATTGATACAAGCATCAATAGGCCACAAAATCCATCTACAATCTactctataaatatatagtacCAGTAATGGATCTGACAAAAGATTATTCTTATAAGAAACAAAATGTTACTGAATTATTGATTAAACTGTAACAGTCCTTAACATATTTCAAAAAGCAAATTGTGAATGCATCTCAAAAACCTTTGCAAATAATTTCATAATTCAATCTTAAAAACATTACAGAATATGCCATAGCAACAGCATTGTCACATTCATTTCTTTCCTTAGGATATTTTCCTAAAGGTGAGATTTTCCTTTAAAACCTACAAACCAGGTGTGTACTGCATATCAAAAGAAAGTGCTTTAATCAAAGCAATCTTCCCTGAGCTTGTGAATCAAGCATAAACTAGTGAAGCTCACATACAAATTGGTACAGTAGAGTAATCATGGAacttcaacaaaacaaaataatgtccCCTCTGTACAGgagcaattaatcagtaaatctAAAGATGTAATTATACGCAAAAGCTCATCTGGCTCTGTCACAATTTGTCAAACGCATAAAATGTCATCCCGAACCAATCAAAATACTTATTTACTCACTGAAATAGTGTACCTCAAGCATACAATAAAAACAATCCTGCATTAGTCATGCATGGTACTGTGTAGATTTACAAAGCAGTGGATATATTTGCAGCAAAGAGGAGTATTTGAATAAAGCAACAGTAAAGCCCTATAAATACTTGAGCTACGAGGAACGATGTGATCTGTCTGAAAACCAGTGTATTATTAATAAAACCTAAGCTGCAACCCTAATTAGAAAACCATAGTGCAGCAAGTCTAAGGGCCCCAATAGGAAGTAACCTATTGCAGATAAGGAAACTGAGAAGTATAGAACAAACTATAAGTgataatt contains:
- the LOC135205313 gene encoding phosphoglucomutase-1-like gives rise to the protein MTLTGVTKSTKAFEGQKPGTSGLRKAVKVFQQENYTENFVQCILSAMEGALHGSTLVVGGDGRFFGKEAVAIIIKMCAANGVRKLLVGQDGILSTPCVSCIIRKYKTAGGIVLTASHNPGGPNADFGIKFNISNGGPAPDGVTNKIYGLSQSISEYKICPDLQCDISKIGTQEYTVDGNPFTVEIVDSVKDYVEYMKEIFDFGAIKDLLHGAGGQPPLKVLINAMHGVTGPYVRRIFLEELGASEDCAVNIVPLEDFGGHHPDPNLTYAADLVNALKAGDYGFGAAFDGDGDRNMILGHKAFFVTPSDSVAVIADNTDCIPYFKKNGVKGLARSMPTGCSIDRVAAKKNVEVFEVPTGWKYFGNLMDAGRLSICGEESFGTGSDHIREKDGIWAVLAWLSILAVKKTTVEKALHNHWQTYGRNFFTRYDYENCEADPCNAMMAELDALSNDSSMIGKELSHGNKTYKVAKVDNFEYTDPIDGAVAKKQGVRILMSDGSRVVFRLSGTGSSGATVRLYH